The Capillibacterium thermochitinicola genomic sequence CAAGCGATGACGGCCGGTTTTTCCACTGCTTCGGAACGGGCCCGCGCCTTGGGTTTTGGTGCGGGTATGGGGCTGCCGAACATGAAAAAATGCTCCGACCAGCTTGAAATTGACAGCAAAGTTAATGTCGGTACGATAGTGGTCATGAAGTTTAAATACCCAACCGCAAACTAATAACCATTTTTTGCCCGGGAGGTGGTTTGGTGGAACTCCGTTCCCACTCCGTCGTGATGGACGAAGAAAAATGTAAAGGCTGTACCAACTGTATAAAACAATGTCCGACCGAGGCGATTCGCGTTCGTAGTGGAAAAGCATTCATTCTCACGGAACGGTGTATTGATTGTGGGGAATGTATCCGGATCTGCGAAAACCATGCTAAAAAAGCGGTCGCCACAGACCTGGAGACCCTAAAGCAATACGATTACCGGGTTGCCTTACCGGCCCCGAGCTTATATGCCCAGTTTAAAGCGGAGAACCCCGGAAGGATCATCGCCGCCCTTTACGAATTTGGCTTTGACGAAGTTTACGAAGTGGCATTTGCCGCCGAACTAACCACCTGTGCCATCCGGGAATATGTTAAAAACCGGCGGAAATCAGCGGGACCATTCCCAGTGATCTCTTCTTCGTGCCCGGCGGTTACCCGGCTGGTCCAAATCCGTTTTCCTACTTTAATTCCGAATTTGGTTCCGGTTGATCCACCGTATATCACCGCGGCCAAATATTTTCTGCGGGAAAGACTACCAGAGCTAAACATCCCCCGGGAAAAAGTGGGTGTTTTTTTTATTACACCTTGCCCGGCGAAGATTACCGACCTAAACAACTATGGACAGCCACTAGTGGACGGTGCGTTACCGATTAATCTTCTTTTTGGGGAGCTCAACCATATCTTGGTGGAGAAAGTGCTTTCTCCGGTTCAACGCCGCAGCTCGGGAGTGGGGATCGGCTGGGCTCGGGCTGGCGGGGAGAATTTTGGGGTTAATGTCGAAAATGCATTGGCTGTCGATGGCATCCAGAATGTAGCCGCGATCTTGGAAGAGATTGAACTGGGCAAACTAAATGATATTGAGTATATTGAAGCTTTAGCTTGCCCGCAGGGTTGTGTCGGGGGCGCCTTGACGGTGGAAAACCCCTATGTTGCCCGGGCGATGATTCGAAAACTGGCAACCCTCTATGGAAACAACGCCATACCTGACGTGGTTGAAACGTTGTATGCGGAATTAAAAAAGGAAAACGAACATTTCTTCACCCACGATAAGGTCATTGCCGACAATTCCGTATTAAGATTGGACCGGGATTTATCAAAGGCCATCAAAAAACTGAACCAACTGGAAAACATCTTGACCAAACTTCCGGCGATCGACTGTGGAGCCTGCGGTTCGCCCACCTGCCGCTCGCTGGCCGAAGATATTGTCCAGGGCAACGCCCATTTGACCGATTGTATTTTCATCCTCCGCGAACATTTGGAGAAATTAGCCCAGCGACTATTGGTTCTAGCCCAAATCCGGCCGCCCGCCATGGGTTGGGCCAACGAAAAGGAGGAAAAGAATGACCCTAAAAGAGCTAGTCAAGGTAATTGAGGCCAACGTCATAACCGGTCATGAAAAATTGGAGACCACAATTACCGGTGTCTATGTTTCCGATTTATTGAGCGATGTCATTGGCCATGCGCAGGAAGGACAGGCCTGGCTGACCATTCAAACCCATGCCAATGTTGTGGCGGTAGCTTTACTACTGAATTTAGCCGCCATCGTTTTTACGGCGGGAGCTGAGCCCGAGGCGGAGACCATCGCCAAAGCCCAAACCGAAGGAACCGTTTTGCTCACTACTAAACTGCCCACTTTTGAAACAGCCGGACGGCTCTACACAAACTGGCAATGAAAACCGATTTAAAGACTTACACTGCCGATTTACACCTTCATACCACGCTTTCGCCGTGTGCCGACCGGCAGATGGTGCCGGAGTTGGTTTTTGCCCAGGCGAAAAAAGCAGGGGTTGATGTCCTGGCCATCACGGACCATAATTCCACCCGGAACCTCCCGGCTTTCCTGCGGAATTGCCCGCCGGGGCTGTGGGTGATCCCGGGCATGGAAGTCCAGACCAAAGAAGAGATCCATCTGGTTTGTTTGTTTCCGGAGTTGGAAGCGGCGATGGAGTGGGGGAGGACCGTTCGTGCTTTTTTGACCCCGCTAAAAAATAAAACAACCTATTTCGGCCAGCAAATCATTCTGGATAAGCACGGAAAACCCTGTGGCGAAGAGGAAATCCTCCTCCTGAACTCGATTGCCCTTTCCTTGGAAGAAACTGTTGTGCAAGTACGTCGTTTGGGCGGGGTGATTTACCCGGCCCATATCGACCGTCCAGCCTTCAGCATTCTTTCGCAGATTGGGTTTCTTCCGGCCGAGCCGACCTTTTCCTTCCTGGAAATTTCGCCCCGTGCCCCGTTGGCCAAGATGCGTCAAGAGTATCCTGGACATAACTTAATCCGCGCCTCCGATGCCCATTATTTAAACCAAATTGGTGTAAAACCTTCACTTTTGGAGATGGGCGGTTTGTGTTGGGAAGAGTTCCTGCTTGCCCTGAACCAGCAAGAACAAAGGAAGGTGGTGGCAATTTAACAATAATGTAAATAGATTGATCCAAAGTTACACATTGAATAATTGTTAAAATGATGGTAATCTTGAACGAGGAGTTAGATCTACTGAGGAGGCAATTGAAAATGACAGAAGCATGTTGCCAGCGCTTTTCGGAAGAACAATTCCGTGATTTGGATGAGGTTATTGCGCAATACCAAGGAAAGCCCGGCGGATTAATTCCCGTTCTTCACAAAGCCCAGTTGATCTTTGGTTACCTTCCGCAAGAAGTACAGATTAGAGTGGCGGAAGGTCTAAAGGTCCCCTTGAGCGAAGTATATGGCGTAGTAACCTTTTATTCTTTCTTTTCCCAACAACCGCGGGGGCGGCACACGATTGGCGTTTGCTTAGGGACGGCCTGTTATGTGAAAGGGGCCGCCGAGATTGTGGAAGCCCTTGAGGAACAGCTGAAAGTTAAAGTTGGCGAGACGACTGCCAACGGCGATTTTACTTTGATGGTGACCCGTTGTCTGGGTGCCTGCGGATTGGCCCCGGTATTAACGATAGGTGAAAATGTTTATGGCCGTTTAACTCCTGATAAGATCCCGGAGGTTATCAAACAATACCAAGAAACGGAATAAGCAGGCTTTTTTATTTCCCCTCCTTGTGATTTTTGGATCAAAGTCGGTGATTA encodes the following:
- a CDS encoding [Fe-Fe] hydrogenase large subunit C-terminal domain-containing protein; the encoded protein is MELRSHSVVMDEEKCKGCTNCIKQCPTEAIRVRSGKAFILTERCIDCGECIRICENHAKKAVATDLETLKQYDYRVALPAPSLYAQFKAENPGRIIAALYEFGFDEVYEVAFAAELTTCAIREYVKNRRKSAGPFPVISSSCPAVTRLVQIRFPTLIPNLVPVDPPYITAAKYFLRERLPELNIPREKVGVFFITPCPAKITDLNNYGQPLVDGALPINLLFGELNHILVEKVLSPVQRRSSGVGIGWARAGGENFGVNVENALAVDGIQNVAAILEEIELGKLNDIEYIEALACPQGCVGGALTVENPYVARAMIRKLATLYGNNAIPDVVETLYAELKKENEHFFTHDKVIADNSVLRLDRDLSKAIKKLNQLENILTKLPAIDCGACGSPTCRSLAEDIVQGNAHLTDCIFILREHLEKLAQRLLVLAQIRPPAMGWANEKEEKNDPKRASQGN
- a CDS encoding DRTGG domain-containing protein, with product MTLKELVKVIEANVITGHEKLETTITGVYVSDLLSDVIGHAQEGQAWLTIQTHANVVAVALLLNLAAIVFTAGAEPEAETIAKAQTEGTVLLTTKLPTFETAGRLYTNWQ
- a CDS encoding PHP domain-containing protein, giving the protein MKTDLKTYTADLHLHTTLSPCADRQMVPELVFAQAKKAGVDVLAITDHNSTRNLPAFLRNCPPGLWVIPGMEVQTKEEIHLVCLFPELEAAMEWGRTVRAFLTPLKNKTTYFGQQIILDKHGKPCGEEEILLLNSIALSLEETVVQVRRLGGVIYPAHIDRPAFSILSQIGFLPAEPTFSFLEISPRAPLAKMRQEYPGHNLIRASDAHYLNQIGVKPSLLEMGGLCWEEFLLALNQQEQRKVVAI
- the nuoE gene encoding NADH-quinone oxidoreductase subunit NuoE → MTEACCQRFSEEQFRDLDEVIAQYQGKPGGLIPVLHKAQLIFGYLPQEVQIRVAEGLKVPLSEVYGVVTFYSFFSQQPRGRHTIGVCLGTACYVKGAAEIVEALEEQLKVKVGETTANGDFTLMVTRCLGACGLAPVLTIGENVYGRLTPDKIPEVIKQYQETE